One Salvia splendens isolate huo1 chromosome 12, SspV2, whole genome shotgun sequence genomic window carries:
- the LOC121758524 gene encoding scopoletin glucosyltransferase-like has product MKQLHIVLIPFMAHGHTIPMLEMANLFHSRGLKTTIIATPFFSAPIHHPIGLSLTPFPPPASSLPPHIASFDQITPDIGIPAFLRATELLQDPVEEILRHLRPDCIISDMFLPWTADSAAKFRIPRLAFYGTSFFSRCVWEQIDFHRPYNNVVNSTEAFLVPGLPHRIKFLKSQISPFRLRENGKNCFSEMFDKMNESWEKTYGEIVNSFLDLEYAYSDHYKNVIGRKAWAVGPLLLCSSKDQKRGTESAIDEHECMAWLHSKKPNSVVYVCAGSIATFSRAQLAETAAGLEASGRDFIWVMRKNGKDEEDLVPLGFEERVGSKGLIIRGWAPQLMILNHAAVGAFVTHCGWNSTLEGICAGVPMVTWPVNAEQFYNEKLVTEVLGTGVSVGNKRWMLRESEGVERDAVATAVEEVMAGGGAAEMRRRAQNYKEMANKAVEEGGSSYNSLNALIEELSNYVAPTKEDTN; this is encoded by the coding sequence CGTCCTCATCCCATTCATGGCCCACGGCCACACCATCCCCATGCTTGAAATGGCGAACCTCTTCCACTCCAGAGGCCTCAAAACCACCATCATCGCCACCCCATTCTTCTCCGCCCCCATCCACCACCCCATCGGCCTCTCCCTCACCCCATTCCCTCCACCCGCCTCCTCTTTGCCTCCACACATCGCCTCCTTCGACCAAATCACTCCCGATATCGGCATCCCCGCCTTCCTCCGCGCCACCGAGCTGCTTCAGGACCCCGTCGAGGAGATCCTCCGCCACCTCCGCCCCGACTGCATCATCTCCGACATGTTCCTCCCCTGGACGGCCGACTCCGCCGCCAAATTCCGAATCCCACGCCTCGCCTTCTACGGCACCAGCTTCTTCTCGCGCTGCGTGTGGGAACAGATCGATTTCCACAGACCATACAACAATGTCGTCAACTCGACCGAGGCGTTTCTCGTGCCCGGCCTTCCTCACCGAATCAAGTTCCTAAAATCGCAGATTTCTCCATTCCGTTTGCGAGAAAATGGGAAGAATTGCTTCTCCGAAATGTTTGACAAAATGAATGAGTCTTGGGAGAAGACGTACGGAGAGATTGTGAATAGCTTCCTGGACCTTGAATATGCTTATTCCGATCACTACAAGAATGTGATCGGGAGGAAGGCATGGGCGGTAGGCCCTCTTCTGCTATGCAGCAGCAAGGATCAGAAGAGAGGAACTGAATCAGCTATTGATGAGCACGAGTGCATGGCTTGGCTCCACTCGAAGAAGCCCAACTCCGTCGTCTACGTTTGCGCGGGCAGCATCGCCACCTTCAGCCGAGCCCAGCTGGCCGAGACCGCGGCGGGGCTGGAGGCGTCCGGCCGAGATTTTATTTGGGTTATGAGGAAAAATGGAAAAGATGAGGAGGATTTGGTGCCTCTAGGGTTTGAGGAGAGAGTGGGGAGCAAAGGGCTGATCATAAGGGGGTGGGCCCCTCAGCTCATGATTCTCAATCATGCCGCGGTGGGGGCCTTTGTGACGCACTGTGGGTGGAACTCGACTCTAGAAGGGATTTGCGCCGGCGTGCCGATGGTGACGTGGCCGGTCAACGCGGAGCAGTTTTACAATGAGAAGCTGGTGACGGAGGTTTTGGGGACTGGGGTTTCTGTTGGGAATAAGAGGTGGATGCTTAGGGAGAGCGAGGGAGTGGAGCGGGACGCGGTGGCAACGGCGGTGGAAGAGGTTATGGCGGGCGGAGGAGCGGCCGAGATGAGAAGAAGAGCTCAGAATTATAAGGAAATGGCTAACAAGGCTGTTGAAGAAGGTGGATCTTCTTATAATAGCTTGAATGCTCTCATTGAGGAATTGAGCAACTATGTTGCTCCCACCAAAGAAGACACAAATTAA
- the LOC121757554 gene encoding protein FAR1-RELATED SEQUENCE 5-like, with amino-acid sequence MDDSSNPPRTTEFSPVAGNIHGTTYTENINDNHGSIFDELQSPVGGSLFDSDSESSEDEELEPVSYIPDCPSPMKPHIGQVFHTLDDATVFYNKYARQVGFDTRKHGSKRVGDLVTWLYVVCSREGEKRVNYKQPEAKRRRSSRKCLCKAKVAFKFCKGTGYVVKQFEERHNHDMVQLRHKRFMRLNRNIDLVHQKFIADCASANIGPTLTFSLLSEVLGGLDYVGCTIVEVRNYRRDLRAYVDGADAQMVLNDMKRKKEICSSFTYDFEVNSKGRLTRLFWCDPIAKHNYHLYGDIVSFDTTYSTNRYCMIFAPFTGKDNHGRPMTFGAGLLSKENAPSFEWLFKRFVQCMGAAPKLIITDQDLGMKVAVDSVLVDTRHRWCMWHIMFKVVEKLPKNQLQNEDLKKELNKCVWSELIDPEEFEETWHEIMEKYGLTNNEWFSTMFANRKFWVPAYFRDFPMSSLIKTTSVSESQNSFFKRYTKSRCNLVEFLMHYNNALDAKRSNSNRFEYHDSNTTPVLKTNSALERHASTIYSAGGFKAIQEEIEDAIDCCTMVKTSIGEDTELYVINDKFSHDWSVSYSVSGDSYVCGCKLFQRLGLVCSHIFWVLRNKKMKLVPDHLHGGRWLKSNFVKPVHCGFVDDIEKALIVDLAAQE; translated from the exons ATGGACGACTCGAGCAATCCTCCTCGCACCACTGAGTTTTCTCCCGTAGCAGGAAACATACATGGAACTACTTATACAGAAAATATTAACGACAATCATGGGTCAATATTCGATGAGTTACAATCTCCGGTTGGCGGCTCACTTTTTGATTCTGACTCCGAATCATCCGAGGATGAAGAACTAGAGCCAG TGTCATACATCCCTGACTGTCCTTCCCCAATGAAGCCACATATTGGCCAAGTTTTTCATACCTTGGATGATGCTACAGTCTTCTATAATAAATATGCACGGCAGGTAGGGTTTGACACCCGTAAACATGGATCTAAAAGGGTTGGAGATTTGGTTACATGGCTATACGTTGTGTGTAGTAGAGAAGGTGAGAAGCGAGTGAATTATAAACAGCCTGAGGCTAAACGTAGACGTTCATCTAGAAAGTGTCTTTGTAAGGCTAAAGTAGCTTTTAAGTTTTGTAAGGGTACTGGTTATGTTGTGAAACAGTTTGAAGAACGACATAATCATGACATGGTTCAGTTACGACACAAGCGATTTATGAGGCTCAATCGCAATATCGACCTGGTGCATCAGAAATTCATAGCAGATTGCGCAAGTGCAAATATCGGTCCCACGTTGACTTTTAGTCTGCTTAGCGAGGTCTTAGGTGGTTTGGATTACGTCGGATGCACCATTGTCGAGGTTCGCAACTATAGGCGTGATCTTAGAGCATATGTGGATGGTGCTGATGCACAAATGGTATTGAATGATATGAAGCGGAAGAAGGAGATATGTTCGTCGTTCACCTACGACTTTGAGGTAAACTCTAAGGGCAGGCTTACACGCCTTTTCTGGTGTGATCCTATTGCCAAACACAATTACCATTTGTACGGTGACATTGTCTCTTTCGACACAACCTACTCAACAAATAG GTATTGTATGATTTTTGCACCATTCACGGGCAAGGACAATCATGGCAGACCCATGACATTTGGTGCGGGATTGTTATCGAAAGAGAACGCTCCTTCTTTCGAATGGTTGTTCAAAAGGTTTGTTCAATGCATGGGCGCTGCTCCAAAATTGATCATTACTGATCAGGATTTGGGAATGAAGGTGGCTGTCGATAGTGTACTGGTTGATACAAGACATCGATGGTGCATGTGGCACATCATGTTTAAGGTGGTTGAAAAATTGCCCAAGAATCAGCTCCAGAATGAGGATTTAAAAAAGGAGTTAAATAAATGTGTGTGGTCGGAGTTGATAGATCCTGAAGAATTCGAAGAAACCTGGCACGAAATTATGGAAAAATACGGCCTTACAAACAACGAGTGGTTTTCTACAATGTTTGCCAATCGAAAATTCTGG GTTCCAGCCTACTTCAGGGATTTTCCAATGAGTTCATTGATTAAGACCACCTCTGTATCCGAGTCTCAGAACAGTTTCTTCAAGAGGTACACTAAGTCTCGTTGTAATCTAGTCGAGTTTCTTATGCATTACAATAATGCGTTGGATGCCAAAAGGAGCAATAGCAACAGATTTGAATATCATGACTCCAATACGACCCCAGTGTTGAAAACAAATTCTGCACTTGAGAGGCACGCGTCAACAATCTACAGTGCTGGTGGGTTTAAGGCAATTCAGGAAGAGATTGAGGATGCAATTGATTGTTGCACCATGGTAAAGACTTCAATCGGTGAAGACACTGAATTATATGTGATCAATGACAAGTTCTCTCACGACTGGTCCGTGTCTTATTCCGTCTCTGGAGATTCTTACGTATGTGGGTGTAAACTATTTCAAAGACTTGGACTCGTATGCAGCCATATTTTTTGGGTCTTacgaaacaaaaaaatgaagctGGTTCCTGATCACTTACATGGAGGACGTTGGCTGAAGTCTAATTTTGTCAAGCCTGTTCATTGTGGTTTTGTTGACGATATTGAGAAAGCTCTCATTGTCGATTTGGCAGCACAAGAATAG